In Blattabacterium sp. DPU, the genomic window ATCATTTGAATAATGACAAGAAATATTGACTTCATATACCGAAACTTTTGCTCCGTATAAGTGTAACATATAAGATAAGGAGAGGCCATCTCCTCCATTATTTCCTTTTCCAACTAATACTATAAATGGAATTTTTGTAATTTTTAAATATTTATTATGAATTATCCAGTTGAAACAACTTTTAGCAGCTTTTTCCATTAATTGAGTAGAAGAAATAGATTCGGAATCAATACAATGTTGATCTGCTTTTCTAATTTGATTTAAAGAAAGAATTTTCATTTTTTAAAATGAATTTATTATTTTTGATTTTGTCAGTTTTCTATTTTGATGAAAAAGTGAAATCTGATTAGTATCTGCAAATATAAAACGATTAATCTAGATGGCCGAGTATAATTTGACCCTTCCAGCCATGGGTGAAAGTATAGCCGAGGCTACTATCATTCGTTGGTTAAAAAAAGAGGGAGATTCTGTAAAAAAAGAAGATCTTTTAGTAGAGATAGCTACAGATAAAGTAGATTCTGAAATATCTTCTCCTGTCAATGGTATTTTGAAAAAAAAATTATTTGCTCCTAATGAAGTTGCTAAAGTGGGGAGTTTTATTGCTATTTTAGAAACGGAAGAAAAATATTCTTTAGAGGAGATTCCAATAGAAAAAAAGAAAAAACGCTTTTATTCTCCTCTTGTCCGTACTATTGCCAATAAAGAAGGAATTAGTTTGTATGAATTGGATACCATAGAAGGAACTGGAGATAAAGGACGTCTTACTAAAAAAGATATATTAGAATACATCCGTATTAAAAATAATACGATTGTTATTCCTAATCATGTTATAAGTACTAAAAATAATGAAGAAATCATTGAAATGGATAGAATGCGTAAAATTACTGCAGAACATATGGTTAGTAGTAAAAATATTTCCGCACATGTTACTTCTTTTGTTGAAGCGGATGTGACTAATATAGTAAAATGGAGAGAAAAAATAAAAGACACTTTTCAGAGGAATACAGGAGAAAAATTAACCTTAATGTCCGTTTTTGTAGAATGTGTAGTGAAAGCCATAAAAGATCTTCCTATGATAAATATTTCCGTAAATGGAACAAGCATAATAAAAAAAAGAAATATTCATATAGGATTAGCTACAGCTTTACCTAATGGTAATTTAATTGTTCCTGTTATAAAAAATGCAGATTCTTATAATTTGGTAGGATTAATAAAAATAATTAATGATTTGATAAAAAGAGCGAAATCTAATCAATTAAAGCCTGAAGAAATACAAGGAGGTACTTATACTATAAGTAATATAGGTAGTTTTGGAAATCTTTTTGGCACACCGATCATACATCAGCCACAAGTAGCTATTATGGCGATAGGTTTAATTCAGAAAAAATTGTCTATAATAGAAACTCCAAAAGGAGATTTAATAGGGATAAGACATAAAACTTATTTATCTCATTCTTATGATCATCGTGTAATAGATGGTGTTTTAGGTGGATGTTTTGCTAAAAAAGTAGCTTTATATTTAGAAAAATTTAATTGTTATACAAAAATATAATATTATGGAAATTAGTTTTGATGCACTTATTGAAATTCCTAAAGGAAGTAGAAATAAATATGAATTTGATAAAAAAAATAATCTAATTCGATTAGATCGAGTATTATATTCTCCCATGAGTTATCCTACAGATTATGGTTTTGTTCCAAAAACTCTTTCTATGGATGGAGATCCATTAGATGTATTAGTTTTTTTAACAGAACCTACAATTCCGGGTTGTTTAATAAAAGTAAAACCTATAGGAATTTTTTTTATGATAGATGAAAAAGGAGAAGACGAAAAAATTATTTGTGTTCCCGTTTCAGATCCCAATTATAATATTATAAACAATATAGATGAAATTGCTTTACATACTAAAAAAGAAATAGAACATTTTTTTTTGGTATATAAAGATTTAGAAAACAAAAAAGTAAAAATAGGAAACTGGAAAGATCAAAAAGAAGCTATATATGTATATAAACAATCTTGTTTGCGGTATCAAAATTCTTTAACGAAAATGTAATTCTTTTAATTTTTCTTTTTCTAAAAAAGATGGAGCATTTATCATTATATCTTTTCCATAATTATTTTTTGGAAAAGCAATGAAATTTTTTATATTATCATTTCCTTCTAAAAGATTAATTAGTCGATCTAATCCAAAAGCTATTCCTCCATGAGGAGGAATACCATATTCAAAGGCTTTGATAAAAAAACCAAATTTAGATTCTATTTCTTTTTGAGATAATCCTAAATGTTTAAAAATTAAATTTTGTATTTTTTTATTATGAATGCGTATAGATCCACTACCAATCTCTATTCCATTTATAATCAAATCATAAGATTTAGAACGAATCTTTTTTGGATTTATTTCCAATAAATAAATATCCTCCTCTTTTGGACTAGTAAACGGATGATGTACAGATTTATATTTTTTAGATTTTTCTTCCCATTCTAAAAGAGGTAAATCTGTAATCCATAAAGGTTTAAAAATTTTATAATTTTTTAAATTCAAAAAATCTGCTATTTTTGATCGTATTTTTCCAAGTTCTTTTCTAGTATCTCTTTTTTTCCCATAGGAAAAAAATAATAATTCACCAGGTATAGCTTCAAAATGTTTGATAAATATTTTTATAATTTTATCGTTTAAAAATTTTTGTTTAGAATAAAGTAAAGTTTTATCATATAAATATTTTATCCAAAAAAAATTTTTTTTTTCTATTTTTTTCAAGAAAGAATTAATTTCATTATTATTGTTATTGTCCTGGAATCTTTCGACTTTAATTCCTATTACCAATTCTTGTTTTTTCAAAAAATTAATATCTTTTTTTTGAACTAAATCATTTAATTCTACAAAAGACATATTAAAACGAATATCAGGAGAATCTGTACCATACTTTTTTATAGCATCAAAATAAGAAATACAAGGAAAAGAATCTAATTGAATATTCTTAATTTTTTTAAAAATATGTTTAATAAAATGTTCGAAAAATACTAATACATCATGAACTTTCACAAAAGACATTTCACAATCTATTTGAGTGAATTCTATTTGTCTATCAGAGCGAGAGTCTTCGTCTCTAAAGCATTTAACAATTTGAAAATATTTATCTATACCTCCTATCATCAATAATTGTTTAAATAATTGTGGAGATTGAGCTAATGCATAGAATTTATTAATATGAGTTCTAGAAGGAACAACAAAACTTCTGGCTCCTTCTGGAGTTGAATTTATCAAAACAGGAGTTTCTACTTCAAGAAATCCATTTTTAGACAGAAAATTACGTATTTCCAAAGATAAATTATGACGAGCGATTAAATTATTTTTAATAGGATTTCGTCTAATATCAAGATATCGATAAATCATCCTAATCTCTTCATTTCCATCTGTTTTATTTTCTATAGTAAAAGGAAGAGATAAAGATGAATTTAATAATTCTATATGATCAATTGATATTTCTATTTCTCCTGTGGAAATATTATAATTTTTAGATAATCTTTCTACTACCTTTCCTTTTACTTGAATTAAATATTCTTTTCCCAGAAAAAAATTTTTTTTTACTGATTTTTTAGAAATAATTAATTGTGTAATACCAAAATAATCTCTAATATCTATAAAAAATAAAGATCCTAAATTCCTTATTTTTTGAATCCAACCAGACAATATTACTTCTTTTCCTACATCTTTTATATTTAATTCTCCACAATTATGTGTTCTATACATATATTAATTTTTTTTATCATATAATTCTTCATAAACTTCTATAAGATCTCCAAATCTTAGATTATGATAATTCTTTATTCCTAATCCACATTCATATCCTTTTGAAACTTCTTTTACATCTTCTTTAAAACGTTTAAGAGAAGTAAATTCTCCATTATGAATAACAATTCCTTCTCGAATCAATCTTACTTTTGCTTGACGTAATAATTTTCCTTCTGTAACCATACATCCGGCTATAGTTCCTATTTTTGGTATTTTAAATATTTCTCTAATTTCAGCATTTCCTAATATTTTTTCTTTAATATCGGGAGATAACATTCCATCCATAGCTTCTTGAATATCATTTGTTACATTATATATGATTGAATATGTTCGTATTTCTATATTTTCTTTTTTTGCTATATTTTTAGCTCCAATATTAGGACGAACATTAAATCCTATGATAATAGCATCTGAAGCACTTGCTAATAAAACATCAGATTCGGTAATTTGACCTACTCCTTTATAAATAATATTAACAATAATAGTTTTTGTAGATAATTTTTGAAGAGCATCAGCAATAGCTTCAACGGATCCATCTACGTCTCCTTTAATAATAATTTTCAATTCTTTAAAATCACCTAATGCTATACGTCTTCCTATTTCATCCAATGTAAGATGTTTTTGAGCTCGTATATTTTGTTCTCTTTGTAATTGTTCTCTTCTAGAAGCAAGTTGTTTAGCTTCTTTTTCATCTTTAAATACTTTAAATTTGTCTCCAGCAGTAGGAGCTCCACTCAATCCTAATATAGTAATAGGTTTAGATGGCCCTGCTAAAAAAATAGATTTTCCTCGTTCATCTAAAATATTTTTTACTTTTCCATGATGACTTCCTGCCAAAACATAATCTCCTACTTTTAATGTTCCTCCTTGTATGAGAAGTGTAGTAATATATCCTCTTCCTTTATCTAAAGAAGCTTCTATAACTGTTCCTATAGCAGGTTTATTTGGGTTCGCTTTTAAATTTAATGATTGAGAAACTAAAAGAACTTTTTCTAATAATTTGTCTATTCCAGTACCCAATTTTGCGGAGATTTCTTGAGTTGTATATTTTCCCCCCCATTCTTGTACTAAAAAATTCAAATTAGCTAATTGTTCTCTAATTTTATCAGAATTTGCATTAGATTTGTCCATTTTATTAAAAACAAAAATAATAGGAACATTAGCGGCTTGAGCATGACTAATTGCTTCTTTAGTTTGAGGCATAATATGATCATCCGCCGCTATAACTATAATTGCAATATCTGTTATTTGTGCTCCTCTTGCACGCATAGCTGTAAAAGCTTCATGACCCGGAGTATCTAAAAAAGTGATACTTTGATGATTTGAACATTCAACACTATAAGCGGCTATATGTTGAGTGATGCCACCTGCTTCACCTGCAATAACATTAGTGTTTCTAATATAATCTAATAAAGATGTTTTGCCATGATCTACATGTCCCATAACAGTAATAATGGGAGGTCGAAGTTCTAATTGTTCTTCTAAATCTTTATCATCTTGAACCGCCTCTTCTAAATCTAATCCAACAAATTTTACATTAAATCCAAATTCGTCTGCTACTAAAGTCAATATTTCTGCATCTAACCTTTGATTCATCGTGACCATGATACCTAAAGACATACAAGACACAATCACATCAGTAGCATTAACTTTCATCATAGATGCTAATTCATTAACTGTAGTAAATTCAGCCAATTTAAGAATTTTTTCTTCCTTTTTATTTTCCATTTCATTTTGTATAAGCCTTTTTTCTTTTTTAGATTGACGTTTTTCTCTTCTAGCTTTTGAAGCTTTTGACTTCATACCTTTAGACGATAACTTTTCTAAAGTTTCTTTAATTTGTTTTTTTATTTGTTCTTCAGTAATTATTGATTTTTGTACATTTTTTTTACTTTTTGGCTTTTCTATTTTTTTTTCCTTAGAATTAGAAAAGGAAGATTTTCTTTCTTTATTTTGTTTTTTTCCTGTATGAACATTTTTCATTTCTTCAATGAAAATTTCTTTTTTAATTCTTCTTCGTTTTTTCTTAATTTCTGATTTTGTTCTCTTTTTTTCAAATTGAGATAAATCTATTCGGTCTCCTGTCAACATAACTCCATCTAATTTTTGATAGATAGTATCTATATGTTCAGGTTTATTGTTATTTTTAAATTTATTTTCTTTTTCTTGATTTTTTTTTTCTTTAGTTTCTTTAGTCCCATATTTTTGATCTAATATATCAATATCTATTTTTCCTATTTTTTTAAATCCAATTAGTTTTTCTGATTTTGCCCGTATAATTTCGCAATTTTGAATATATTTCAATTCTTTTTTTATTTTTTCTTTTTCCATTCTTTTTTGCAAAAAAACTTTCTCAGAAGCATCTCGTATTTCTTTGTATGTTTGAAATTCTCGGACAAGAGACTTGTATACTTTTTCTTCTATTTTTGCATTAGGATTATTTTCTATTTCAATTCCTTTTTTTTTTAAAAAACTAATTACTCTTTGTAAAGAAATATTAAATTTGGTTAATACTGTTTTTAATCTTATTTTATTATCCATAAAAATATATGTATGTAAAAACAAAAATAACTGAAAAAAGAATTTTCATAGAATTATGTATTTATATTAAATTCTTCTTCAAATTCTTTTTTCAATATGGTGAATACTTTATTTATGGTTTTTTCTTCAAGATTAGTTCGTTTTCTTAAATCATTTTTGTTATAATTTAAAATAGATTTCGCAGTATTTAACCCCACCTTATGAAATTTTTCTAATACTTCTGATTCTATTTCGTCAGAAAATTCTGTTAGTTCTACATCATCTTCATAAGGAAAATCTCTAAAAATATGAATTTTGTATCCGGTTAATTGACTCGCTAATTTTATATTTTGTCCTCCTTTTCCAATTGCTTTCGATATCTCTTCAATTTTTACATATACATTTACATATTTATGTTCCTCATTTACTTCCATCATAGAAACTTTAGCAGGATTTAAAGCCCGTGTTATATATAATTGTATATTAGAGGTATAATTAATTACATCAATATTTTCATTTTTTAATTCTCTAACAATAGGATGAATTCTTGATCCCTTCATTCCTACACAAGCTCCAACTGGATCTATACGATCATCATATGATTCTACAGCTACTTTAGCTTTTTCTCCTGGAATACGTGCCACTTTTTTTACGGTAATTAATCCATCAGAGACTTCTGGTATTTCTAATTTTAAAAGTTCTTCTAAAAAAGATTCATCTTTTCTAGTCAAAATAGCAAAAGGTTTATTATCTTTCCAGTCTACTCGCTTAACTAAAGCTCTAACTGGATCTCCTTTTCTAAAAAAATCACTTGGAATTTGTTCTTGTTTAGGTAAAACCATCTCATTTTGTTCATCATCCCTCATAATTATTTGTTTTGGTAAAATATGGTAAACTTCTACATTAATAATTTCTCCTATTTTTTTTTTAAATTTTTTATAGGTATTTGTATTATCATATTCATTAATTTTAGATAGTAAATTTTGTTTTAGAGACAAAATAGCTCTACGACCTAAAGATTGTAATTCTACTTTTTCTGTCACCTCTTCTCCGATTTCAAAATCGGGTTCTATTTTTTTGGCTGTAGATAATTCTATTTCCTTATTTATATCTTTTACTTTACCATCTTGTACTACTATACGGTTTCTCCATATTTCTAAATCACCTTGATCTGGATTTACAATAATATCGTAATTTTTTGATGATTCATATTTTTTTCTTAAAACACACCGTATAGATTCTTCTAAAATAGCCATAAGACTTACTCTATCTATATTTTTTTCATATTTAAAATCTGAAAAAGAACCTATTAAAGCTTCATTATCCATAAATCTAAAATTTTAAAAAATTGAATCAAAATTTTTATCTTTCAATATCTATTATATTATTCAATCTACAAAACAATAATTTTTTGAAAATAACTCAAAATATGGTTAATAATTCAATTTTATAATGATAATTTTGGTTTATGTTTTATAAAATTTTTTTTGAAAAAATAATCACAATTACTTTTGAAATTCAGGGAATTTATGAATTTACCCATAATTTAGATTTAAAAAAATGGGGAACCATAACTCTAATTATAATTGGTAAAATGTTACTTTTTACTATATTTATAATAATTTTAGAGTTTATTTTCAATAAAGGAATTCGTTTTATAGGCAGAAGAATAGTAAGCTCGACTCATTTTGTTTGGGATAATATTTTATATGAAAATAAAGTTTTTGATAGTTTAGCACATTTTTTACCATTATCTATTGGTTTAATATTAATTGAACCGTTTTTTAAAAACTATCATACAATTATCATTTATTTAGAAAAAGTATTTGATATATTATTCGTTTTAATTGTTTTACAATTTTTAATTCGAGTAGTAAATTCTATTATGAGAATAGCCACAAGTGAAAATAATCATCAAACTATAGCGGTTCGTTCTTTTTCACAATTACTGAAAATTATATCCATTATATTTTGCATTTTAATTATTATTGCTATTCTTACAAAAAATGATCTCATTACTATTTTAACCAGTTTAGGAGCTATCACCGCTTTTGTAATCTTGGTTTTTAGAGATACAATACTTGGATTTGTTTCAGGAGTGCAAATGGCTTCCACTAAAATGATAAAAGTAGGAGATTGGATAAGAATTCCTAAATATAATATAGAAGGAACCGTTATTGAAATTAATTTAACTTCCGCAAAGATAGAGAATTTTGACAAAACTATTACTAGTGTTCCTACTTATGACTTAATTTCTACAGCCGTTACTAATTTTGAATTTATGCGTCAAAAAAATATACGTAGAATTAAAAGATCTATCTTATTCAACATACAATCTTTTCATTTTTGTAATTCAGATCAATTAAACAAATTTCAGAACGTATATTTAATAAAAAATTATATACAAGAAAAAAAAAAAGAAATAAATATTTTCAATAGAAAACAAAATATAGATGTAAGTATTAATATTAATGGAAGAAGATTAACAAATATTGGTCTTTTTCGTCAATATGCATTAGAATATTTGGCACAACATCCAAAAATATCGCAATCAGAAACTCTAATGGTGAGACATTTGGAACCGACTCCTTATGGCTTACCTGTAGAATTATATTGTTTTACAAATACCTCTGAATCTATAAAATATGAACAGATACAAGCCAGTGTTTTTGATCATTTATTAACAGTGGCAAAAGAATTTAATTTAGAAGTCACACAAGTTACTAGAAAAGAAACTATAGAAAAATGGTAAGATTAAGTGTAAATTTAAATAAGATAGCTACATTAAGAAATGCAAGGGGGGGAAATATTCCCAATGTTTTGCAAGTAGCAATAGATGTTCAAAAATTCGGATGTCAAGGAATCACCATACATCCACGTCCTGATGAAAGACATATTACATACAAAGATGTTTATGATATAAATTCTGTAATTACAACAGAATTAAACATTGAAGGAAATCCTACTGAAAAATTTATGAAATTAGTATTAGATATTAAACCTACACAAGTTACTTTAGTACCTGATTCTGAAAATATTATAACATCAAATTCTGGATGGAATACTTTTTTATATCAAGATTTTTTAACTGATAAAATTAAAATATTAAAAAATTATGGAATTCGTACTTCCATATTTTTAGATCCAAAACCAGAATTAGTATCATATGCTGCAAATACAGGAGCAGATAGAATAGAATTATATACAGGACATTTTGCTATAGGATATGCAAAAAAAAAATGGAGTTGCATTGATCCTTATATTAATACAGCAAAAATGATTCTTAAAAATCATATGTTAATTAATGCTGGACATGATTTAAATCTAGATAATATTTATTTTTTAATTAAAAAAATACCCAATATATCAGAAGTATCAATTGGACATGCTTTAATTAATGAATCCATATATATGGGGCTAGAAAATACAATACAAAGTTATTTGAAAAGAATTCATAATAAATATCGACGAAATGATACTACATTCTAAAATTTATGGATCTGGTTATCCTCCTGTTTTAGTAATTCACGGTTTGTTTGGTAATGGAGATAATTGGATTTCTTTTGCTAAAAAATTTGAAAAAAATCATCAAATTCATTTATTAGACATGAGAAATCATGGAAAAAGTTTTGTTTCTAACAAAATGAATTATGATATTATGTCAGATGATATACTAAAATATATTTATTATCATAAATTAAATCATCCTATATTATTAGGACATTCTATGGGAGGAAAGACTGTTATGAAATTTTCTATAAAATATCCTATTATTCCAAAAAAAATTATTATTGTGGATATCAGTCCTAAGGATTACATTGATGACAATCAAAAAAAATTGATCCATATTTTAAAAAAAGTAGATTTTAATATTATTAATACAAGAAAAGATTTAGATTTTTTTTTAAAAACATGGATTTCTAATATAAAAATCAGGTCGTTTTTTTCTAAATGTGTTAAAAAACAAAAAAATGGAAAACTATGTTTTTGTTTTTCTTTATTAAACATTGAAAAAAATTATGATTCTTTAATTCATAAAAAAATAGAAAATGGTTCATATCATGGTCCTGTCCTATTTTTACGAGGAGAATATTCAAATTATATTCTTGAAAAAGATTATAATCATATACAACAGTTATTTCCAAAATGTAAAATTTGGACCATAATAAAATCTGATCACTGGATTCATATAGATAATCCCATTGATTTTTATAATAAAATCGGAGTTTTTTTAAACGAAACATAATTTATGTATATTAATATTATTAAATAAAAATTTTATGGTTTTTGATCTTGATATGATTCGAGATTTTTATACAAATTTTTTGTATAAAATTGAAAATATTCGAAATGTGATTGATCATCCTATGACTTATTCGGAAAAAATTTTGTATTCTCATTTAGGAATAAATGAAATAAAAAAAACAGAAAATAATTTTGCATTTAAAAATTTGAGAGATAAATATTACATGGATTTTTTACCCGATCGTATTGTAATGCAAGATGCTACAGCTCAGATGACATTACTTCAATTTATGCAAACTAAAAAAAACAAAACGTTTGTTCCTACTTCCATTCATTGTGATCATCTCATATCTGCTAAAGATGGATCAGATTTAGATTTAAAAAATGCTATAGAAAAAAATGAAGAGATATACAATTTTTTAAAATCAGCATCTTATAAATATGGAATTGATTTTTGGAATCCTGGATCAGGAATTATTCATCAGGTTATTTTAGAAAATTATGCTTTTCCTGGAGGAATGATTATAGGAACGGATTCTCATACTCCTAATGCTGGGGGATTAGGTATGCTTGCAATGGGAATTGGAGGATCTGAAGCAGCCGAAGTTATGGCTGGATCACTTTTGGAATTGAAATTTCCTAAAATAATTGGAATAAATTTAATAGGAAAAATGAATGGGTGGACTTCTTCTAAAGATGTAATATTAAAATTGTCTGGAATGATTGGTGTTTCAGGAGCCAAAAATCATATTATTGAATATTTTGGTGAAGGGGTCAATAACATTTCTTGTGTTGGAAAAGCAACTATATGTAATATGGGTGCAGAAATAGGAGCGACGGCTTCCATATTTCCTTATGACATTAAAATGAAAGATTTTTTAGATAAAAATGGGAGAAATAAAATTTCTATAATGTCAGAGAAAATAAAAGATTTTTTGAAAGCAGATCCAGAAGTTTATCAGAATCCGTATCATTATTATGATCGAGTGATAGAAATAAATTTAAATATTTTAGAACCATATATTAATGGCCCTTTTACTCCAGATAAGGCTACTCCTATTTCTAAAATGAAAGAGGAAGCCATTAAAAACAATTGGCCTACTAAAATTGAGGTAGGATTAATAGGATCCTGTACAAATTCTTCTTACGAAGATTTTTCAAAGGCTATATCAATAATTCAACAAGCAAAAGAGAAAAAATTAAAAATTAATTCAGAATATATGGTATCTCCGGGATCCAAAAAAGTTTATTCTCTTATGAAAGAGGTAGGATTTATATCTATATTTAAAAATATTGGAGCTCAAATTTTTTCTAATGCTTGTGGACCTTGTATTGGACAATGGGTAAGAAAAGGAAATAAAACAAACGAAAAAAATACAATTGTTCATACTTTTAATAGAAATTTTTCATCTCGTAATGATGGAAATCCAAAAACACATGCTTTTATAGCATCTCCAGAAATTGTCACGGCTTTAGTTTTTTCTGGAGATTTAACATTTGATCCTAGAAAAGATATGTTGAAAAATGAAATCGGAGAGTATGTAAAATTTGATGAACCTAAATCACTGAAAATTCCTTTTAAGATTTTTTCTTCAAAAGAATTAGGATATGAAAATTTTCCAAAAAAAAATATAGAAAATTTATCTGTAACTATCAAAAAAAATTCTAAAAGATTACAGATTTTATCTCCATTTTTATCATGGGATGGAAATGACTTACTTAATATTAGACTTTTAATCAAAACTAAAGGAAAATGTACGACTGATCATATTTCAATGGCAGGTTCATGGTTAAAATATAGAGGACATCTTGAAAAGATTTCTGAAAATTTGTTAATGGG contains:
- a CDS encoding alpha/beta fold hydrolase; protein product: MILHSKIYGSGYPPVLVIHGLFGNGDNWISFAKKFEKNHQIHLLDMRNHGKSFVSNKMNYDIMSDDILKYIYYHKLNHPILLGHSMGGKTVMKFSIKYPIIPKKIIIVDISPKDYIDDNQKKLIHILKKVDFNIINTRKDLDFFLKTWISNIKIRSFFSKCVKKQKNGKLCFCFSLLNIEKNYDSLIHKKIENGSYHGPVLFLRGEYSNYILEKDYNHIQQLFPKCKIWTIIKSDHWIHIDNPIDFYNKIGVFLNET
- a CDS encoding aconitate hydratase; protein product: MVFDLDMIRDFYTNFLYKIENIRNVIDHPMTYSEKILYSHLGINEIKKTENNFAFKNLRDKYYMDFLPDRIVMQDATAQMTLLQFMQTKKNKTFVPTSIHCDHLISAKDGSDLDLKNAIEKNEEIYNFLKSASYKYGIDFWNPGSGIIHQVILENYAFPGGMIIGTDSHTPNAGGLGMLAMGIGGSEAAEVMAGSLLELKFPKIIGINLIGKMNGWTSSKDVILKLSGMIGVSGAKNHIIEYFGEGVNNISCVGKATICNMGAEIGATASIFPYDIKMKDFLDKNGRNKISIMSEKIKDFLKADPEVYQNPYHYYDRVIEINLNILEPYINGPFTPDKATPISKMKEEAIKNNWPTKIEVGLIGSCTNSSYEDFSKAISIIQQAKEKKLKINSEYMVSPGSKKVYSLMKEVGFISIFKNIGAQIFSNACGPCIGQWVRKGNKTNEKNTIVHTFNRNFSSRNDGNPKTHAFIASPEIVTALVFSGDLTFDPRKDMLKNEIGEYVKFDEPKSLKIPFKIFSSKELGYENFPKKNIENLSVTIKKNSKRLQILSPFLSWDGNDLLNIRLLIKTKGKCTTDHISMAGSWLKYRGHLEKISENLLMGAINAFNYEKNKIKNIITGTYSSVYDVAKFYKSKNIQTLIVGENNYGEGSSREHAAMEPRFLGVRIVLVQSFSRIHETNLKKQGVLAVTFLNSNDYYKIQEEDLIHFYTKNMRPGKNIEVELFHKNGYKEKIIVQHSYNEKQIQWFKAGSSLNFITK